DNA sequence from the Hevea brasiliensis isolate MT/VB/25A 57/8 unplaced genomic scaffold, ASM3005281v1 Scaf43, whole genome shotgun sequence genome:
AGGATTAATTCCAGAAGATGATGGCTCCCCAGCATACAAACCATTCCACAAAACATGACTCGAATCATGAAAAACAATTTTATAAGCCAGTGCCTCACTAAGTTGTTGAACTCCTTCCACGCAAGCAGAAGTTGTGAGTTCAAACTTCCTTGCCAACCCATTTGAAAAGTCTTCTGCATGAGCTGATTCAGAGTTCCTTAGATGAGTTATTATCTTCTTCTCCAAAACATCCAACTCCATTCGGATTCGATGCAATGTGTTTATACGCATACACAGCTGGAGCATCCCAAGAGAATTATGCCCATTCATTGTTGCAACCTGCGAACTCTTATTCTGAAGATTTGGtgacttctctttctttttccacACACCTTGAAACTTTGATCCTGTTGTGCATCTGGTTAACGCTGGCATCATTGGTACATATGTGTTCCGCGATCCTATAAATTAGATTGAAAGAATTCAACTATTAGAAACCCAAAAATCTGAAGCCAGGGATTAATTAATTGAGCTTTCCAAAGATTTACCACAGCCAGATTTTGCCTTAGTTGCATAATATTGAAGACATCTATCCAAGCCAGCCATCAAATCAGGTAGCAATGCTGGATGCATTGGTATTGGTAGCTGAAAATATGCATCCAAAGTTTCATCAATAATTCTTAGGACTTCAACAGCAGATGGAGCAAATCCTTCTTGATTTGCTTGTGGATTCCAGACCTATAAATATTGTGCCAAGCCAGTTAGCTCAAGAAAAGCAAATAATAAAATCTTATGAGAAAAGCATCTAAGAAATTGGAGGAAGTAATATCCAGATGGCTCCTTAGAAGAAATATAACAATTAGGGCTTGTGAAACATGAACACATGGGCAAATGTTTGCATGAATCTATTTTAATGTTGAAACCAAGTCCCATTAATGTCATCACAGAATTCCAACTGAATCATCCAATCAAATACAATATGGAGTTGTAGTTCCCATTTTTTTCAGCTCTCCTTATACATAAGTTCAGAATTTGTATTTTGACAGGCTAACTTTGCAATAGCATAATGGATTTAACTTTCATGAGGGAAATCTAGTAACATCACTAGAAATGTTAACAATATCAATAATCAATATCAAATTCAACAATAAAACTtacaaaataatgaaattattGATTTTAATAGCAAATCAAACCATAATCTATCAAAAGAACCAATGAATCCAAAACTGCATAGAAGGTGCATACCTCTTGTTGCAAATTTCTATCGACCCAGTCCTTAAGTCTATCTACTCTTGCTTTGATCCATGCTTTTACTTGATTGGCAATTGCAGCTTCAGCTTCAAATGGAGGCATTTCACGTATTATTGCCTTTCCACCATCATCACTATCCACTGAATCTTCGACAGCAATTTGCACAAGATCTTTCTCCAGTTTATCTGCAGCTCTCAGCACTTGCACAGCATCTGGTGTTAATTCCATTATGccacatatgaaatgttttagttCATTTCCATAGCAAGCATGCAGTGTGGCCACAGCCACACTAGCTGCAAAAGGGTGCCATCTCTTTAGTATTGGACTAAAGAGTTGCTTCTCATTAAGTGCCAGCTCACCAACATCCTTTGCAAGGATTGCGAGAACAGGAAGAGGATTGGGCTGATTTTTTGATGCTCTTCTGCTTGAGTCTGCTTTCTCCAGTGTCTATTTCACAACAAATCAAACAACAGTTGTAACCAACCACAAATTGTTATGAAGAAATAGGCATTCATTGATTAATTTTATAACCCACCACTTTGCATATGCGTGTGTGCATGTGTACATGTGCATTCGCATAATGATAATAGTCATTGCAAGGGTAGGACTTTTAAGTAACTTAGGCTGATCTTGGATGCATCTCATCAGTGTCAAAACTAGGACATAGTGAAGTAAATTAATCATCAATCTACTAAAGGCTTAGTTCCAGCTATATGAGGTTTCACTTGGTTCAAACTTGAACTGGGCTTTTGAAATGCTGTACTAGGGCGGCCTCCTCACGGCTCAGATACCCATATTAAGAAAGCATGCTTCCACATTTGGACATGAATGGGGACATCCAAAATTGAAAGACAAGATTAGATTCCACAGCCCTCAAAAGAAATCTCCTAAAAATTGGTAGATGATATGAGTTTGggtttactatatatatatatatatatatatatatatatatatatgatgttcattttatttttatgtttctaAAGCAACACCTCACAGTCTCACACAAATAATGAAACATGGGctgcaaaatagataaaagacaAAACGAAACCACAGTGCTGTAACAGATATCTCCTCTCTTCATACACCAAATAATATTGGTGTATGGACCAAGTACACAACAATTTGAATGCACATTGTATATTATGAGCCCCACTCTTAACACACAAATGCCAAAAAAGACAGCAGGAGGTATCATGTTAGATGCCAGTGCCACTGAGAATAATTGCTGTCAGAAGTCAAATCTATTAGATCATCATGTTGATAGGAAAGACTTGCCTGAGCAAAAACACTGCGCAGTGATGACCTGATGTAGGTGTCAATCGTACTTCGAGCTACATCAACTTCACCTTTCCTCTTTCTGCGATACTCATTAGATATATCCTCAACCAAAATCTTGGCTGCTGACACCCCAAGAGAAACAATGCTCTGCATGGCCTCAATATTTCCACTATCAAATGTTTCGTGATATGCAAGGAGCCTTTTCTCTGACCAACCCAATATACAACTCAATGTAGAACTCAAAACCTTGGAGTATTGTGGATCCTTTGTCGTCTTAGCATCTTTAGCAACTTCAGCCAGCTGACCATCAGCAGCATCAAGTAGGCCTGTTTCCACTTGGCCAGTTGCAACAAACCGGTGAAATAAAACCCATGTAAAGCAGATGTTGTGGAGCATTTGATTCATTCCAAGGACAGTCCAAGTTTTCTTTATGTGCTCCATAAGTTCGTCAACTTCCTCtattatagatgtttcatcattaACATCAAAGCATGCTTCTAAAAGCATTTCATAGAGGCGGAGGTTCAATGGAATACCATCAGCCCAGTGGCATATCTCAGAAAAAGAGCCATCAGATCTACTAGCAACAGACATAACAGCACTACGAAGCACTTGCATTGATTCACTGTTCTTTCCAGTTTCTATAGGCCTGTCCAAAGCTCCATTAATAATTTGCCGTAGCCGCTGTGAAGTAGGATTTGATTTTTCAAGTGGCACGCGTGGATGCATAAGAAGTCCAGCCTCAAGAACTTTCACAGTTCTCTTCTGCCATGTCTCATATTCTAGTTGATCAGTAAAATCTGAAAGCTTAAGCTGCTGTAATAGCTCTAGCGGGAGAACAACCGACTCTATTCGCCTTCCAACCTGCGATGAGCATGTTAGTAGGAGGATAACAGTTTGAAAGGAAACCACCACAACCCAGAGAGACAGTAAAACCCATCAGCATCCCGGGCCAATATATAATAGTTAAAAGGATAGTTTAATTTTATAAGTAATGGAAGTTTAAGTTGGAATATTGTGGTAGGATAAAATTCAAAGGCCACTCCAAAAACTGTATGCCAGACCATTAAATTCAGACGAACAGAGAATAGACCATGGAATAAATAAATAGCCCAAAACAATATATAGAGACCACGCAGAGAATATGAAAAAAAAGATTCTCCAAAGTAAATGCATAAACCAACTTCAAAGCAAAGACAAACGAAAAATCCCATTTCAATAAATTGACAAAAAAAACATTCTGATCATTCAGCttccacaaaattcaaaatttcgAAATTGGTCAGTAGAAAGATTCAGTGTAAATTAAAAATGGTAAAAAAGGCAGAAATTTGCATTAATAGAATTATGGTTTCCCCCGACACAAATTGACGAATCATGATCCACATATCAATCTGCAATATTCAGAAAACAATTGAGTGTTTACTAAAATCAACATACTATTGCAACAATAGCACCGTTATTGAAAAACAAactaaaaattccaaaaatcgaGTTAAATGCGCGCGCGCGCGCGCGAAATGAACTCTAAATTGAGCTAACCTGACCAGCAGCAATCCTCACAAGAGCTTTCCTAATCCTCGAATCTGTAGTTTCCAACACCCGCATTTGGCTCCTCATCAACTCTCCAACAGTCAAAGACCGCCGGGACTTCCCCTGGCCCGAGCCCGGACCCGAACCGGGGCTCTTCTTGGAACCGGAGCCTGGCGATTTCAAACCAAAGGCCTTTTTCATTTTACTGGCAGCGGCGGAATTGAGCGAGCGCTGCAACGCTGGCGAGTTAGGCGAGTGATGGTGAGTCGACAAGTCGGAGCTGGATGAGTTGGAGATGTAGGTGAGAGGCTTGCCAGCCGAGGTACGGGATACGGCGACGAAGATCTCGTAGGCGGTGGCTCGGAGGTCGGAATCGTTGAGCTGGGTAGAGAGTTGGCCGAGTGGAGAGTCGAGATCGGAGGCGATTAGTTTAGAAGACATTGTTGGTGGCGGTTGTAGCAGCGGTGGAGTTTACTCTCTCTTGGAATGGCCTAATGAGAGGTCTCTCAAAAGAGaagccatgagacagagagagagagagccaagATGATGGACTAGAGAGAGacgagcttttttttttttttttcttttccctctTCTCTTTCCCGTTAAGAAAATGGTGAATTCCGGTAAATTTCTCATCTTATATACTGTTTTTAatagaattttatttaaatttaattatttaaaatttataaaattcaaaacttttaaatttttttattagattTTTAATGGATCAATAATTATAAAGctaagtaataaaatatttttggttatgaaatatcaaaatattagtttttaaaacataaaataaattatactaTATATTAAAAAGAGTTtagaaatatattttataattttattaaaattgaattgTAATTGACGCAATTAAAATGTAAAACATAtcaatgaattttgaattaataatattgaaattatttttaaaattaagcaattttaaattaaaactaaatttaaaaaaaatgcatGAATAATTATTATAGGTTTTGGAATTAAATTCAGTTGGGatgaagagttgatatcatgcagATATGCATTCAATTAAAAGCTGCTTGCGTGAAATaattaacaattaattaattcaaaattttacagTGAGCTTTGTCGGTTGAAGCAAAACTCCCTTGATACTTAGAaatgtaataaataatttttGCTCTAATAGAAATGGTGGATaagtcagttaaaaaaaaaaataatggtgAACTCGACAGGGTCTGCAATATCGGTTATTTCTTGTAAAATAATTTacgtaaattatatatatatataaaataaattttaaaaatttataagcattaaataattatttttataaaaaaatttataggcCAATATTTGATAATAGAAATTCTAACTTAAGTTTGGTTCTACTAATAGTTTGCTTTTCTTttagaaatttttaaaattttgtttgaaataaattatttgtgagaaaaaaatttaattgaattcttgGACAATtatatatgaattttattttttaaaaaaaatttaaaattaaaaaaattgaattcttttaattttaaatataataattgataaaaaaagtaattaaattgACAAATAATTTTACAGAGCCTTCTTCAGTAGGTATGATCCCATCCTTCCCAAAGAGGAGAGCTAAGCAGGTTATAGACCATCTTCAGATCTCAGAAATAACTCCTAAACATTTAtttcttaattaataaataaaattaatgtgatttacattcaaaaagactaatgtgattagattttttcttataaaattatgtaaataaaaattattatattatgaaatttattaatttaatcaatataatataatatctaCTCGTAAGATTTTACTTTAACTtatgaaaaattacaataaaattattttaatcatcCTACTTTGAAATTAATTTTGTCACACCCACATGTATTTAATGTAA
Encoded proteins:
- the LOC110639788 gene encoding protein unc-13 homolog, which translates into the protein MSSKLIASDLDSPLGQLSTQLNDSDLRATAYEIFVAVSRTSAGKPLTYISNSSSSDLSTHHHSPNSPALQRSLNSAAASKMKKAFGLKSPGSGSKKSPGSGPGSGQGKSRRSLTVGELMRSQMRVLETTDSRIRKALVRIAAGQVGRRIESVVLPLELLQQLKLSDFTDQLEYETWQKRTVKVLEAGLLMHPRVPLEKSNPTSQRLRQIINGALDRPIETGKNSESMQVLRSAVMSVASRSDGSFSEICHWADGIPLNLRLYEMLLEACFDVNDETSIIEEVDELMEHIKKTWTVLGMNQMLHNICFTWVLFHRFVATGQVETGLLDAADGQLAEVAKDAKTTKDPQYSKVLSSTLSCILGWSEKRLLAYHETFDSGNIEAMQSIVSLGVSAAKILVEDISNEYRRKRKGEVDVARSTIDTYIRSSLRSVFAQTLEKADSSRRASKNQPNPLPVLAILAKDVGELALNEKQLFSPILKRWHPFAASVAVATLHACYGNELKHFICGIMELTPDAVQVLRAADKLEKDLVQIAVEDSVDSDDGGKAIIREMPPFEAEAAIANQVKAWIKARVDRLKDWVDRNLQQEVWNPQANQEGFAPSAVEVLRIIDETLDAYFQLPIPMHPALLPDLMAGLDRCLQYYATKAKSGCGSRNTYVPMMPALTRCTTGSKFQGVWKKKEKSPNLQNKSSQVATMNGHNSLGMLQLCMRINTLHRIRMELDVLEKKIITHLRNSESAHAEDFSNGLARKFELTTSACVEGVQQLSEALAYKIVFHDSSHVLWNGLYAGEPSSSGINPFLQELERNLIIISDTMHERVRTQVVTDIMRASFDGFLLVLLAGGPSRAFTRQDSEIIEDDFKSLKDLFWANGDGLPAELIDKFSVTARGILPLYRTDTESLIERFRRVTLEAYGSSARSRLPLPPTSGEWNPTEPNTLLRVLCYRNDEVATKFLKKTYNLPKKL